The stretch of DNA TAAAGATCGAGATCAATTCCGTCGACGTTTCTACCAACACGTGCCTGCAAAACTCCCTAACAAGAAACAAAGAACACCATGCTCAATTATCTTATCATTCACATGAATCACACCTTTATATCATGAATCCAAGTGTGTTTGCAAGAGAAAATCGGGTCAATTAAGGCTTTAACCAAACCTTGACAATCACGTACCTCATGATCAGGTTGGATAAGGAGTTCGCCAATGAATTGGTAGACAGAGTCAACTTGAAAATTAAGGTCCTTCAGATTCTCAATAGTAACTATTAAACTGTTATCACCATCGATAATTGTTGCTAGGCCTGTTTCTAAAGAGTATTCGAGTAACCTGTGGAAGGCCTGACATAAGTTATTCAATGATATACTTGACAATCACCATCAACGACGGTAGCATCAAAAGATATATAATACAGCAATATTTTCTGCCAAATGCAATCATACAGCAGCTTGTGCTGATTATGCGGATATATCACTACAATTTGCATGGACTATATCAATTAgtggtaaaaatattttacgGTTAATCATTTCTAGTCTCTAGTATTACCAAATTTAGTTTTATCCCCCTAGTTTCAGTTGAAGATAGTTCTCAAATTGACGCGATTCCCCGGTGTTCAATTTATGCCAAATCAGCAAAATATAGTGTCACAAGCAGTTTAGTGCCATATCAGTAAAGAAAGACTAAAGTAAACCAGAAAACTAACAAAGGTCAAGGGGTCTTAATAATTGAATCTATTTAAAATCTACAGGGGCAATTTATTGTAATACTAGCTGGACCAAAATTGAAGTTTGGTGAATCTACAACAATCAGAAATGTAATTAGGCCTGTCCTATATGTTAGTAAAACACTTGTTTTATGTAACCACAGGAAGGTAGAACTGTCAGGTTGATCCATCATCCACAATGCAGAGATGTTGCACTCTCACAATAGTTGGtaaaatacatataataaaCTCGATGGCAGAACTTAAAGTGAATTACAACAAAAATCTTGTGGTTTGATAGCTGAAAACCAATACTCAGATGTTAACTAATGAGCTAGATAAAACTTTCTACAAGGTCAGGTTAACGAATGGATCTGGAATGCATTTATTGTACAATGTAGATGTGTAATATAATATTGCTCAGAATGAAATCATGAAAACATTATGAAATTCAAAGGAGAACTACATTCAATCAAACAAAACTTGCAGGAAAAATTTGTTATCTTCTAGTAGAGAACATATGTTTCTTACACCGAAACTTATCTCCAATTCATGTCAGCATGCTGTGTTTTTGAGGAACGAATCGATGTATTTGATATCTTTCATAACTTTGGAACCTCTAAAATTAAGGGACTTATAGATCTGAGATATACAAAGTATGCCAACTTCCTCCTAGCTGGTCAAAATCTACACACTGTTTAGTATTTACTAAACCATATTCAAACTGCCATCACCATGCCACTAATGTCAATATTTTTTCCTGCTGTACATCCATGACAAAACCAAAAGCCAATCTCTGCAATTCTCACCTAGTCACACAGCTATAATGCCATTGATAATCCCTCCAAGCAAGTGTTTTCAAATAGGCGATATAGCAGCGCTATAGGCTACATAGAGGAATTTGAACTAATCGCTATTGTTCCACAATATGCCATTTAGTACAAAACTTTGTCAAATATCCACTATTGCAGCGCATTAACACTGTAGCATTGCGGGATTTGAACAAATCGCTATTTTCCACGATCAGCAATTGAAAATACCGCTCCAAACACAATACAACCACTATTGGTGGTATCCATGTAACCTTTGTTACTTGATGTCCTTAAAAGTCTACACGCTATGTTGTCAATCACGGATTGTGGAGCAAAGTGGCTGAATCCAAAACCGAGATTGCAGGATGATCGCTATTCtacaataacaataaataaataaaatgaaggtTTTCCATTCATTTTTTGGACTTTCCTGATTGCTCCCCCCTACACTAATGCGTCCTTTTAGCTGCGCTCCAAGTGCAAAACAAAACGCGCGCCGCCCAGACCGCTATTGACAACATATAGTCTATATAAACGCATGGAATTACCTAAATGCCTCAAGCATTACACAGCACACATTCATTCATAATCAGCAGCAACAAAACCCAATCATTCTGAATTTAAAAAGTTACAAATACATCAGAGTTAGAATGGGATCACTCACTTTCCAACTACTCTGAGGGATGCTCCTTGTTTGAAAAAAGGAGACGATGGACACAGATCTTGTAGAGAAACCAATGCACCGGATTTTATTTCATCTGGTTCCATCAGGCTTCACTTGCTACTTCAAAAAATTCCAATTCAGCCTGCAATTTGGGAAAACATAACATATACAAAACACACGAATTCACGTTAATGCTAAATGTAAATTGTACTACTACTCAAACTTTTGCAGCACACTAAATGTATATGACCTAATCACATAAGTTTTTTGaatacataataatttaattcagAATGTATGGCACTTATCGATAGTTTGAACAATTTCCTAGTCAATTAACTATTCTCCAtctaataatcaaataaatttaggCAAAAGTAGTGATAGGTTATTTGAAGTTTAACGGAAGTCTCATTTTGGAAAACAGAAAACAAGATGGAGTAAACTATTAGTACGTAATCAAAGTGAAAGAGGGGTGGAAATAGTAAAGTTGAACAATAAGTCAACCTGAAGAAGGAAACAGGTCTAGTAGTCGACGACGGCAACGACCCTTACTACAACTGCAATGGGAACGGGAATGGAGCACCTCACTCGACACGCTTCGGATTGATGCgctttttagttaaaattaaaaatacacatGTAGTGTTTATTTAACTCAATTCCTTGTAACTcctttaaattcattttatcttactctattattttaatttcgataataattattttaattgaaaatttatcatcatttgaatttttattgaatgttacaaagatgaaattatttttactaatcatttcataaaatttataaataatttatattttttatctttatacaACAATTTAAAAAGCTCTCTATTAGTGtatatgaaatttatatattataatgtcattttttatagGAGATTGCATCTCCATTAtgcaagaattttttttttctatagtaGGAGGTCGCAGAGCGAGGACGCGACATTCGGAAGATCAAAAtaagtataatattttgatacataaattttaatatagagtataatagaaagaaaaaaaaaaggatatatataaaaaaaatactatttaaacacatatatagtcttaataagaaaataataaaggtATATTTACATACtcaatatatttatcttttttcacATGTAAAATAAATTGCACAGTCACCCTTTTACGATGCTTCGATTAAATTTTGACATTCTATGACAATAATTCGATAAAGTTTTCAAACTTAAAATACTACAgacataatttaaattaatggtGCAAGCGAACGTAacttaaaaagtcaaataaaataaataataataataataataataaatttaaataacctaaataaaaaatagagttaaatttaaataactaaaaatatattttaacgtTTTTTTTAAGAGACATGTATTCGTTAAGTTACAAAAATACATCTGATCCATATAAAAAGCATTCGGATTATTTGTGTTAAATTcaataaagttttgattttaaatattttttaaagtcatttttattttatttttgtagattttatttctgcaatttaaaatttaaatttttaaagtcAACTATTCCTCTAAGTTTAAGTGAGTTAGATCATAACATATTGACATGATACAGTACTACAATGTATTTTAATGTTATATGTACAAAGTTGGCACGACATGAATATCACTAGAAcgaaaatcaaaataaggtatGCTTGTATATATCTTAGAAATATGGTATGACTAATATATTGCTGTATAATGGTTTAACCAGTTAATTTGCATTTATGGAACCACAGCGTTGACAAAATGTTCACAATCAGTTCAAATTCAAAATCCTAACGCAAGCATAGAATAGAGCAGCAGCCATCTTATCACTATTCCATATTTGACTACATGTagtaaatatattgaaaatattgGAAGTATTCACGcttattttcatatattgtaTTCATTTGCTCTATTAATTTGTTATTCCATAAGTTGGTAGGATCGACAATATTGGTTTAAGGTGGGTGGATTTTCAGTCAACTTGAGATTTATCAGTGGGTTTGGACTGGTTGTTGCATCTGTGTTCTGTTTTGCTGGTTTGCCTTCTATTATTGAATTTATCTGTGGTATATCTTATGccttttgttttgaaataaatttcctttgctttttaaataaataaactattaaCTTATGAAGtgctattttttataaaacatgtATTCAAAgataataattagttaaaaatataaatatttatagacACGTATCCAAGTTTAAAATACTCAAAtatgaaaagaaataaatggATCAATAACTAagctatataatattttaacaacaattttcaaaatagataaaatattaaaggaaaataaatttgaattattaataaagaaaatgtAACATAACAAAAATTTCCGGGTGTAAAACAATTCAGAATGAATCATGAGACATTAGTTCAATCATAAGAACTTGGACCTTGTAATTTCAtcacaaaattcaaataatttaaaaaaaaaaatgtgagatGACTGTTAATAATATCACTAGAGATGAGTagagacttaaaaaaaatagaaaaacttaGACCTTTCtcactttattaaaaaaatagaataaaaaatgatatgtcAATTCAAGTGAGTAGataattcatatttaatctCGACTAGAGATGAATAGAGACTTAAGCATATTACTTGTAAAAATGAgacatttttatatttcactTCTAGTCGTGTCAGGTGTTATAAGTCATACtcatagtaaaaaaattgttacaagTCATATATGATagacttaaataaaaataaattattaaatgttaaatatatttttaattcttataaaattttttatttagtttgtaAAATTTTTTGTTATACCTTTTAAtcttcataatattttatttttggcatTTTTAACCTAAATTTGTGTAGGATgcttatttaaaattattgacaaaaaatattaacgaataaaaataaaataaaaatgtaaaagactaaaaatatatttattacaaaatttaaatttaatttaaaataaatatgagttTTTCGAAGATAATTAATCTAAGAGTAAGGCCACAAGCACAATCGTTTTagatttcacaaaaaataaaacaaattcatttaataaaaagacatcatattctatttattttaaaactaaaattaataaaatattttcttcaattaatattatgtcaataaatattcaaatcaattgaagttattatcaattaaaaataaagtttacacaaaatcaattatatcaatttaataaaagattttatattctaaattttacttgaatactattataaattttacaatgtcTTGTATTAAAATTATCTTAAGCCTATACGTATGTTGGTTAACTCCGATTTTAGGTGAAGATTAAGAGTATAAAATGGATTTTTCTTGTTGAAAAACAcagatattatatttttatgcatatataaaaaatgatagatTTTTCTTCTACCAAACTCACATCCAACTAAATGAGAAAAATCTGGATTTGACCACGTTTTTTATTGAGTTTGAAATTTGGATCTCCATCCTCATCTATGACGTGGATTAGGTTAGGTTTTATCTACCTCGACCTAAGAAtttgttcatatatatatatataaaataataaattaaaaaattcatatttattagaattaatacaatatatatatatatatatatatatatatatatattaaaatcacactttcttttgaaattgatactacataaaaaaataaacaaatacagtttaaaagaattattaattataaaaaaaaaattaaaatcacatttTCTATAAAAACGATATTAAGATCGAtaatgtataaaaataatatataaaaatataaaaaaatatatatatatatatatatatatatatatatatatataataattgggctacaataataaataaataaataaaatattaaaatcatatttttcatgTAAAGGATATTAAAactgataataaataaaaaatattaaataaaataaataaacatatgtatataaaaatttaaaaataattataattttaagggACGAATgcattataaatataaacaccCTCAAATTCACatttatatttgagtttttatttCGAAAAAAACTCACACcttaattgatacaattttttaattttgtattcttAACCGCAAAAGTTTAAAGGTTGAgtcaacaaaacaaaacaaaaaattcatatataagaTATATAGATAAACAACTTGTTTATTCAATGTATACTTATactagtatataaatatttattgaataaaatatatattatcacGATTCCAtctcttatataattttttatagatcactattattataaattaaaatactaatttaattGCTGGCAAATGCAAATTGTCCCGGCTACTTGTCAAGATATGTAGCGCCGAGACTATATAATAAggataattaaaatgaaaaatcaacAACTAATTTAATTCCACATGTAGAAAACCCGGTGCCTCTAACATAGTTTTCTTCTCCCTAATTTTTCTACCATCTATGTTACCCTTTGCTAAGTACCAAACATATCATATTTAGAATTGATTCAATGAATTCCACTACATCTATTTTTTCTTTGCCGGAAGATTGTATTTATGCAATCTTATCACACACATCTCCACAAGATGCATGTAGATTTTCATTAGTCTCAAACACCTTTGTCTCAGTTGCAAACTCCAACTTAGTTTGGAAGACATTTTTACCCTCCGATTACGAAGACATTGTTTCAAGGGTTTTGAATCCATTCACTTTCAAATTCATTTCTTCCTACAAACAACTCTTTCGTACACTTTCTCGTCCCCTTCTCCTTGACGGTGGCAATAAGGTAATTAACCCTCAACTTCATTACTTTTTTTGCTTCTAACTAATTAACCTTAATTAGTTTATGATGAATACAGAGTTTTAGATTGGAAAAGTGTTGgggaaaaaaatgttatttgttatCAGCAAGGGAGCTGTCAATAGCGTGGAGCATCGATCCAATGTTCTGGATTTGGAAACCAATCCCTGAATCtaggtttttattttatatatttatcttaattTCTACCTTCAACTCACCTTTACAATGTCATTTACTTAACTATATACTATTTTTAGAAAGGAATATGTTAGTTATTTACcgtaaatatattaaatatacaattaattcattcattcattgtGCATAGATCAATTAAAATGCATATTTACATagatcaattatatatttaaatctagTTATTTTTAGGAAATGAAATGTTTTTAagtttgatattattaatttatagtcaAGCAATtgatcatattaaaaaattgttattggAATCTCTggaataatatattaattttttttacagtcAAAGGAATTTCACTAGAGTAATAACAATGAAATTTGAATCCTAgttgttttttaaaatcaattctaaatattaaatttcattggtataataatactaattaaatacattttaaataacaaaaaaatgttttaattaattgaggGAGTTGGTTTAGAGGATagaaaataaatgtgaaataatgagagtaaacaaattaataatttgcAGATTCGCAGAGGTAGCTGAGCTGAAAACAGTGAACTGGTTAGAAATAGAAGGCACAATCAGATCACAAAATTTAACAGCAAACACATTATATGCAGCTTATCTTGTAATGAAAGTCTCTGATGGAGCGTATGGACTTGACTCAGGTCCTTCAGATGTAACAATTGAGATGGGAAACAAAGTGAAAAGAGGGAAAGCATATTTGTGCAATAAAGATGAGAACAAGTGTAATATGGAGACACTATTTTATGGGAATAGAAGAAACAGAGTGGTTCAAGCACAAGAAGATAGAGGGAATATTCATGTGCCAGCTAAGAGATTAGATGGCTGGATGGAGATTGAGATTGGAGAGTTTTTTAGTGGTGAGAGTGATGAAGAGATTAAGATGACTCTTACAGAACTTGGTTATCAGTTGAAGGGAGGGCTTATTGTTGAAGGCATTGAAGTGAGACCAAAATGAGATgcatattatataaaataaaataaaaacaatatattgtATCAAAAATGAGTATTCGATTTTTGCatgcattttaaaaaatgtttgtaattgtaattaaaatgtactttggaattttttatatgtatttatattatttatgataAAACAGTTCTAGCTGGAGAGGTGTTGGGAAAAACAATCTAAAGTTGTAAATATAAGAGATCTGAAAATAGTTTATAGAAATAGGAATCTATCActttataaattgaaattataataataggttagattgaatataaaattttaataaaatattatggtCTATCTATTTGGTTCACTCATCAAATTATCAAACATAACTCTATAGTGTTAGTGTTGAAGAGGTTTCAaagatatataaatttaacattaaaaaggtaagatttaaaaatatatttattataaagacACAGTTCTTACGGTTTTATATTATATGCGATACTAAAAATCCAAATAAGAGGTTAAAACTAGTTAGAGTTTATAGGGATGTTAATATGTATTGGAAGCTGATAATTTCTGCAGAGAGTACGACATATGGGGCCGCGCGTGGGGATATTTTTGTTGCAGAAGTCTCCAATAATACTACtgcaattttttgttttttttaataaaggtATAAACATGTTACAAGTacgataatttttatatattttttctattattttaaacaaaataattcaaaataaaataatacatcaCATGTATAATTGATTTCACAGTTATGTTGACAACATAAAAATATCACTTATTGCAACACTTTCataaatttattgaataaaagtaaaaaatatagaaactaAGTCAACACTCAAGTACAGAGcaatattgattaattaaaatccTTCATAGAAATTTTAAAGGGATGATAACACAAAATCATACttaactaaaatgaaaaaagaaaccGATTATATTATATTGCtaaaagtcatttataatataGCCTAGCGGTAAATtccatcaaataaaataataatttgttgcTAAATATATTAtcttcttaataaatataaaagacaaTAGAtgcatataattaaaaattttaatgttCAACTTTCAAGACACgacatttaaattattgaaagaTTAAATGATCAACAATAAATCACACTCTACTCAcagacaaaatcaatttttaaagtaTGCGACCTCAATAATAtacatagaaaaaaaattaacaaaaaatattatggtaACACTATATAATTTGAAATACAATCAACATTAGCCACATAAATCCCTAAAAATAACACTTATAACAGAAATAATTTGTGTAATAAGATAAACTTTAACAACACCCAATCAGTAGAAAAGTATCTTATTATTAATACAtcatattaatgtaattttgaaaaagtcttaagtatattaaaatccatctttaaatataatttatttttactaaatccttaaatataatataaatttataatattttaacgtTAATATAATTCCCATGTAAATCAATGGGGATTgattgaaaagaaaatagaagaagaaaatttgTGCATAGTGAAAATAAGAGATAAGACTCCCGTTGAAGATAAGTGAGACCACGTTGGTTTGGATCTAAATTAATTAGGAAAATGGCAATCTGATTTTTTGATGTGCTCATGTTTTGGCTTCCATGTTGGCATCCTTTatgcatattaaaaaatatgtcgTCATACTAGCGATATGTATGGACCCCGGTCACacaaatcattttatatatataagcaTGTAACTTATCAGTTGTCAATATTGAAATCAAACTACCTTTCATATGGTCTCTTTCAAATTACGTTATTTTCAAAGTAATAATCAACATTACTGAAAATAATCACGAGTATGGAATATCTGCCAGAAGATTGTTTTGcacatattttatcatttacatCGCCGCTAGACGTGTGTAGGACTTCTCTAATTTCATCGGTTGTGAAATCAATGGCAGATTCAGATACTGTGTGGGCTAAATTTTTGCCACATAATTATCAACAAATTGTTTCTAGGCTGGTGGGCCCCTCATTCCCCTGTTCTACAGAGAAAGAGTTATTTTTCAGGTTGTGTAAACCGCAGCCAATTGATGACGGTAACAAGGTAATTTTCTCATATTTAcatttgtctttttattttcaatatttgtgGTATAAGTCCGTAAAAACTTACATTCAAACACGTCAAATTGCATAACTATAAATGTGATAATTGTTAACTTAAGGTTGCTTGTGTATGCTCAGGCGGGGGAGCAAATATGAATTTACTAAATTCATATCTATTAATTTGAATCTAAATTCATATTTGCTTTGCTGCTTGTGGATGAACAATTCACCTAGTTAAGAATTTTCTTCTACAAtttatagtgtttgaaaaataaaataattcaaactaaaaacatgctactattttattaaaaaaataggattaaataaatttttagtttctacaaaattttaaaattttgtttctaattatgataaaaaaactacattttttaattcttataaaattatcatataagTAGTTTTAATTCTTATTGAGATGTCaccatatatttttgaatgtcTTTTAGCAGTCATGCTTACAACATTATAATTGTTACTTTTATCTTGagtttgtaatattttaaaattcatatttaatttatttcaagtTAAATCTTTTTCTAAATTATAGTGGTTGTAATTTTCTAAACATATttgcaaaaaatcattcaaaaatatatgtcgACATTcttaatatagaaaaaaaaatatttacgtGATAATTTTATAGGACTAAATAGTAGGatttttttatagagactaaaaataaaattttaaattttattaagactaaaaatttatttaaccctaaaaaatattataaacataaaatgaatatatatattctgAAGATGTAGACATCCACTAAAAGATTtcagaaaaacaaaaagaaatgtCACTCTAGGTCAAAgcttattaaattttattttccttttaactaacaaaatatttatgcatATGATAATAAcccaatttaaaattatttgcagCATTTATGATAGTTTTAATGCTAAGTAAAAAGATACACTAATGCAttgtaaataaaacaaataatgcattgtaaataaaataataatataataatttgaattttctatAGTATTGTGTAGTAGCTGTGGATACTGTTAAATCCCGTAACAGAAATTTTCTTTTACTAGATATAACAGTCCCCACCGCTGCAGCGCTACATAGAGAATCCACGTTTAAAATATAGAATGCGAATAAGACATTATCATATGATTTTGCAGCAAGTTGCATCAATTATGATGATGTTAACAATACCTTGTTAGAAACAGATGTTCTCAGTTGAGAAAACAACAGGCAAAATATGTTACTCGTTGAGTGCAAGACAACTTTCAATTTCATATGGAAACAACCATCTGTATTGGTCCTGGAAACATGTTCAAGGCTCACGGTTTGTGCATCATACTCATTCTCTAAAAAGTAATATCTCTTCTTTTTATATCATGTCCCATAtgataatcataataataatttttctctcCTAGCACACACAAAACAGGTATGACAATGAACcaagtcaaatatataatttgagatttaatttgatgattaaattattgattttggttaatgaataaaataagttaaactTGAGTTATATATAGTTCAACTCATTTAAATCAAAAActtaattatgtttttgaatAAGATTTTGTGTGTTTACTAATGATTGCATTTTTTAAGATAATGTAAAACAGACATAACTAATAACGATTTAAAGCttaatattaattagttttatatacGTACGGTCTACAAATATCTAATGcaaatttaaatatgagattattaaaatttataataatattttagtataaatACTAAAAATCATTATGACAAACtgttatttagatattttagaacaaaaattattttttaaattaatataatcgattttatatactatttttttttcaataaatagtcaacacaattaatttaacatttgtTGAGATGATATTAgttttatataagattttattattgttagaCATGAAGATGTTAGAATGTGAGACATTTTTATTAAGTACAAACTTTTGaagaatttttattaaataaaaattatttattttgagagACTTAAAACCGTTTATTGGGTTCTCTTACCATTGAGTTGGCTCTAATTCTAtgttaaaaataagatttttttttctttagaattGATTTACAAATACTTTTCAATTAGgcaaatattttatctaaaattaaattaaattattgaattagaaggtcaaatattttaaaaactttcaCTTGTAAATTATGTAATTCAAACCAACAAGTTAGACCAAGTTGTTCATAAGATTAAATGGTGTTgttcaaactaaaataaaatattcatattagaT from Cicer arietinum cultivar CDC Frontier isolate Library 1 chromosome 3, Cicar.CDCFrontier_v2.0, whole genome shotgun sequence encodes:
- the LOC101490794 gene encoding F-box protein VBF-like, whose product is MNSTTSIFSLPEDCIYAILSHTSPQDACRFSLVSNTFVSVANSNLVWKTFLPSDYEDIVSRVLNPFTFKFISSYKQLFRTLSRPLLLDGGNKSFRLEKCWGKKCYLLSARELSIAWSIDPMFWIWKPIPESRFAEVAELKTVNWLEIEGTIRSQNLTANTLYAAYLVMKVSDGAYGLDSGPSDVTIEMGNKVKRGKAYLCNKDENKCNMETLFYGNRRNRVVQAQEDRGNIHVPAKRLDGWMEIEIGEFFSGESDEEIKMTLTELGYQLKGGLIVEGIEVRPK
- the LOC101490469 gene encoding CST complex subunit TEN1; this translates as MEPDEIKSGALVSLQDLCPSSPFFKQGASLRVVGKLLEYSLETGLATIIDGDNSLIVTIENLKDLNFQVDSVYQFIGELLIQPDHEGVLQARVGRNVDGIDLDLYHQSLLLLRQFQANHLNN